A genomic region of Nitrospiraceae bacterium contains the following coding sequences:
- the rimI gene encoding ribosomal protein S18-alanine N-acetyltransferase, protein MTSTSVLIEPATSALLDEVLAIEQACFSAPWTRKMLAAELSGNPFAQFLVAKCCDPQSGSLVVAGYFCFWIVFEEVRLMNLAVLAPFRRQGLATKLICTALQTGLERGATRAMLEVRVSNHEAQALYHRLGFRQTAKRVRYYVNPEEDAVLMEMAPLQVSVLCRQSGA, encoded by the coding sequence ATGACATCAACTTCGGTCCTGATTGAACCGGCGACGTCCGCCCTCCTCGACGAGGTGCTCGCCATCGAACAGGCTTGCTTCTCAGCCCCCTGGACGCGCAAAATGTTAGCAGCCGAATTGTCCGGCAACCCGTTTGCACAGTTTTTGGTCGCGAAGTGTTGCGACCCTCAGTCTGGCTCCCTTGTGGTGGCCGGATATTTTTGTTTTTGGATCGTCTTTGAAGAAGTGCGGTTGATGAACCTGGCGGTGTTGGCGCCATTCAGACGGCAGGGCCTGGCGACGAAGTTGATCTGCACTGCCCTGCAGACCGGTCTGGAACGCGGCGCAACCAGGGCGATGTTGGAAGTGCGGGTCTCCAATCACGAGGCGCAGGCGCTTTATCACCGGCTGGGGTTTCGTCAGACGGCCAAACGGGTGCGCTATTATGTCAATCCGGAGGAAGATGCGGTGCTCATGGAAATGGCGCCGCTGCAGGTGAGTGTGTTGTGTAGGCAATCCGGAGCGTAA
- a CDS encoding YdcH family protein has product MQTETAITERLRQSNTEFRALEESHHRLDAQLADLQRRHVLTPAEEVLKKQLQKEKLATKDKIAELIRSSR; this is encoded by the coding sequence ATGCAGACGGAGACGGCGATCACTGAGCGGTTACGGCAATCCAACACAGAATTCCGTGCTCTTGAAGAATCTCACCATCGCCTCGACGCGCAGCTGGCTGATTTACAACGACGGCATGTGTTGACGCCGGCGGAAGAAGTGCTGAAGAAACAACTGCAAAAAGAGAAACTGGCCACGAAGGATAAGATCGCCGAACTCATCCGATCCTCACGGTAA